The Phycodurus eques isolate BA_2022a chromosome 17, UOR_Pequ_1.1, whole genome shotgun sequence nucleotide sequence ACACGCTTCCtttctttccatttcatttcaggTGTCATTCGGACAGACGTGAGACCATTAGCATTTGACAGTTTAGGATTTGCAGTTTTCTGTGAGCAGATTATTTCTTTGCCCATGCTTTTTCCAAATTGCCACCTGGCAAGAAGTTTTTCTGTCCCAGACTACAATTTAGCGcgagtttgagaagctttatgatTATCCATGTCAAGCTTCTCAAAACAGGATATgtacttgacaaaaaaactaactaCCACGactgatgaaaacactgaaCTGCTAGAGCAGGCATTTGCGCAACATCAGGGAAAGTCTATCAGAGGGCTCATGAAAATGATAAAACAGTACCGACTTCAGGTTGTGGAGCATCATAATCTTCCACTTGAAGTCTTTGAACATACTGAAGTCAGTACGGGTAAAGCTTTATCACTCTCCGACGCATTCGCTGAATCGAGCTTTCGGCGAGTCTGAGTTCCAGATCAAATGTTCTTGGCTTTGCACAAATGCCTGCTCTAAGAGTTGGATGTTTTCATTAGTGGTGGTATGAGTAGGTCCTCAGCTGTATGGTTTGTCAAGATCAGATCCTGTTTTGAGAAGCATACCATGAATGGCGTAAATTGTACTCTACGGCCTTAAAGACTAGCGCTGGACTGCAGTCGGGGACAGAAAAGGTTTTAAGCAATTTTACAACACTGCCCCAATGTCAATTGGGCGAGGgaataatataatttcaaaaactGCCAAGCCTAAGATTTCAAATGCTGAAGGCCTCGATATCATAGTCATGCTACGATGTCACACTATGATGTCATAACAGGCCCCGCCGTACCATAAAGACCATGACGGCCAGCTGGTACAGGATGGACTCGGCTCCCAGCTCCACCTCGCTGATCAAACCCGCCAGGAAGCTGGCGATCTCGTAGAGCCACCACTCCAGACACATCATCAGCATGCTGGGCACCGCCAGACGCAGGAAGGGACCCCACTCACGCAAGCTGTCCAGCGACCAACCTGAAATCGCCTCAATTCAGTCAAACAGTGAAGTGTTGTTATGCTATTgaattacatatatttataccaaaaaaaaataccccaaacGCAGCTCTGACTCACCGTCCCACGTGGCTTTGTGAAGACCCCTGGCGTTCATGTACACGAACAAAAACACCATCAAGGAGTACTGCGAGATGGCGTTAGCGGCAGCCGATCCACTTTTATTTGAGAGACAACAATGAGAAAAGATAATAATTAAGCTGTACTCGTCCCGTATCGTTAAAGAATCCCCAGAAATGGCTAAAATTGCCCCAAAAGTGCCTCTTCAGAGCAAAATGGCATGGCTTCTTAACactttgtgggtctactcataatacaaaatttcacacttgaaattgggtttgggggctgaattaaaaataaaatgttaccaaGGAATTGAGAGTCATCAAAGCATGCCAAAAAGGCCAGCTTGACCGAAAATGGCCCCCttcttgtgtcttttcaggcatggttgCTCGAGACCTTTTGAGTGTTCATGGAGAGTCATCACATGTTGCCCCGCAAAAGACGGCTTTGAGCCAAATTGTCCAACTTGCTGTGTGTCTTTTCGGCCATGACTTTGTGAGAGACATTTTTGTGCATTTACCGCATGACTCCCAAATGTCAAGTTTGTTGttaaaactggctttggggtTTGAGTTTTCCTCAAATGTTGCCGTTTCATGCTGAGTTATCAAAAATTCACCGTGATGCTGCTCAGCAAAACCGGCCGTGTATTCATTTACTATTCATGTGCTCATTAACTCAACAATACTATTCATGTACTCATTAACTCAACAATCCACATGCCTTTGaagcacacatgcatgcatgtactgtactcACGCCACCCCCAGCTCCAACACTCCCAGGAAGACGTAGTTGATGATTGCATTGAAAACGTTGCAGGCGGCTCCGGATATCACCTGAGGCCACATGATGCCCTGCGAGAGgtagcattcattcatttgtttattgATTGACAGGCGCACAAAAGCCACACGCCCCCCCGGTAGATGACACGATGAGTCGCACCTGATTCTGAAGATACCTCCCCTGCAGCTGGTACATGAAGGCAGCCTGCAAAGACGTGTTAATGACATGAATAATGTTCATTCGCCGTGTACAAAAGCGTCTTTTGTGGGCGCACTCACGGGTAAAGCCGGCATGAAGATGTTGACGTAGAGCTGAGAGAGCCTTCAAGACGAATAAAGTAGAATCTTAAATATTCACACAGACGTCAAGCATGAATGCACATGCTGAGAAACGAAGACGTCTCtatttgtttttgaacaaagacGCGATCCCTGGATATCGTGCAAGTAtgcagttgatttttttttgtccttatcTTGTCAGCTTGCCCTTGAAAAAAATTCTagattacaaaaatgtattattatatgcATTCATGCAGCAATTatgctataaaaataaattataatagtcaggatatatatatatatatatattatattttaattgcaatttcaatttttaaggAGAAAGgtacaattattaaaaatgcttgccactcagtaataatagaataaaaaatagaaattcccaaaaagaaaataacagcaatacaaaaagtaatacatttttaaatttaaaactgctttttaattttaattagttaaaagaaaaaattacactcaaaataccgtattttgccaaaccaactttttctagtatttgggatgtaatagtctctatggtgcctcagtaaacatgcaAAATATGAAATCATCCACGCATCCCTGAGgtccagatgtttttctcccaagaggcctgaaatcggtcactgatggtgtagtggtgcactcgcctgactttggtgcgggcagcgtgggttcagttcccactcagtgacggtgtgaatgtgagtgcgaacggtcgtccgtgtctatatgtgccctgcgactgactggcgaccagttcagggtgtagtccgcctttcgcccgaagtcagctagaAAGGCTCCAGCGCctcgtgaccctaaccaggataagcggtgttgaaaatggatggaatggatggaGGCCTGGAATCAGGTCgctcgaatttctcgagcttatttATGTCACGAGTGAAGATCTCCCCCTTCCTTTTCCACTCCTGAGGCAGCGCTgtaaacataacaaacgtgtgctctcacaagtggatcttctacacggaggcaaccaattagacgaaagggggcggtcttagccaaatgtGGACAAAGTGGATAGAAAACTgcgtcaaacagaagtagctgtcagaagtgccttttctggacactcgtatcaCAAAAgcaaggtgtgttttttttttttttttaaatgaaattgacacttttatactacaTCCatgtcactctatggaggtctaaataggcaaaatatgggacctttaaaaagtGGAAGGGGAATTACCAATACAAATTCTTGCCTTTTAGCATTCTCACAATAATAAGCAAAAGCATGAAAACAAacggcggaacggtggacgactggttagagggtctgcctcacagttctgaggacccgggttcaatccccggccccgcctgtgtggagtttgcatgttctccccgtgcccgcgtgggttttctccgggcactccggtttcctcccacatcccaaaaacatgcatgaatgggagactctaaaattggccgtaggtgtgaatgtgaatgtgagtgcgaatggttgtttgtttctatgtgccctgcgattggctggcaaccggttcagggtgtaccccgcctcctgcccgatgatagctgggataggctccagcacgcccgtgaccctagtgaggagaagcggctcagaaaatggagggatggatgggtgaaaataaacaaaaagagaatacagaggagaaaaaccttttcttCAGCAATcacaaaataatgataataatattagggagacaaaacaaacaatgaataaattaatagatgacattaaaaataaataaattgcaaacAGGAATAAAAATGCATCACAAAAGCCCAAATAACAGAAGTGCTAGGGTCACCTGGCGATGTCGGTACTCTGGCCGACGGCCAGCAGGAGGGGCTGCGTGTTGAGCATTACGGCCCAGCAGGGGAAGCAGGACAGCAGCAGGATGAGGATCCCCCTCTGCAGGATCACGCCCACCAGCTTCAGGTTGCCGCCGCCGTACGTCTGACGGCGACACCGCGGAAAACGTGGATGGCGTCGACTCAAACGTCGGTCAAATGATAAAGTGCTACCTTGACTCACGAGTAAACCAAGCTCGTGAGTCACTttacttaaaaaacatttcatttgaattttactaataaaaacagcactctataatattgtatttcatttaaaaaaaaaaaaaaaagcatagagtagcaacatcattaaatagattgtaaagaattaaaccgtttctgccacatttttttgcctcagttcaatggacattgcgctgctccttctgatgtggCGCtgtggccacctgggggcagtataatatagaCATGCAAATATACACGGAGACGATCACAGATCCACGGTAAGGTGCAGTAAtatcaatagttttttttgcagaggataaatactATATGCCTTTACGTAGTTTAAtagtattgtctgtctacatttgTTGGGCCAAcgtttgtcttcaaatatctgttgcttaacaccgcaacaccaatgctattcattagcctgtctatggtgtttttcattgttGGTAAATATTAAGCTAAACGGACTGtcaaaaggcaaagctatgtggttgttttaaatacaaaacatgtaactctctttgttttatgtttagtttgaaagtAAGCTTTATCTGGAAGTGACAATAACAGCTTGAAGtgtctttttttgaaaaatgaagtTCACTATTtgctaaactgctgcttttcgtgaagtgagttgagttgctACCATACTGCGCTTGCATCTGAAAGTTTCGCTTGCAAGtcagaggaggaaaaaaaaataaaaaatcatccgTATGACAgtttgtatctcgaaaaacctgGAAGTCAGCTCGCTCGTATTTGaatgcaccactgtatataaagtCACTAttcaccattgaaatgaatggaaatgccattagtaTGGTCTAGcctcccaaaaaacaccacaatcatttgttatgtgtttttaaataaagaaaaatagcactatagTGTATAAGAAAATCTACCAAGCTatggcttgtaactcaaaaaaccaatcacaatcaatcaatcacagtAGCACTGTATAAAAAACGAGAATACCTGAGATATGAGCGTGTCACATGCTGACGCCAGGCCGCTGCCGATGGAAATGCCTGTGACGTTTATTACCTGAGGCAAAATGGCGGCATGAGTTCAACCCATGTGATAAAACTCTACCGTCAAAAAAGATCTCTTACTGCTATTGCTAAGGCCACACCGGCCAACTCTGTTTTTCCCAGATGGCCGCAGAACACCAGGCTGACGAAGCTGATCAGGAAGCTCATCAGCTGAGAAATgaactgaagagacaacaacaacaacaaaaaatgtcagttttgatTTTAAACATGGAGATTTAGGCCGCTACGTTTTCGATCGACAGTAATAGTCCGCTGTTGCCTTCAGGGGCAGTCTGACATCACAGCTTCCCTCTCTTCCCTTTTCTATGTATCTTTCGATCCATCCATCACTCAAAATCAGTACCTTTCCTGACCAAGCAGCTTAAAAGGTTCATAGTACACGTGTACTATTTTGACCTTTAACCTTATGCTGCGATTCAAAATCAAAAGATTTCTTGCTGTGGCGTGGCGGACCTTTCCCTGGATGTTTGACGATCGGTCCGGTAGACAAGAAGCCCTGTGCCTGTTAGCCTGAACCCAATTCAAAGCCATTAAATCGAATGTCCATTTTGAGTGCcttccaaataaaaatgatgacattCAAAATCAACAGGATTCTTGCGTCAACAAGACAACCACTGCTCAAGCCCTTAAATGGACAGTAGCCATTGGACGTCCAATTTTAGCTAGCCTTGGCCATCTTATGTCACATGATCGTTCaaaatcaacagattaatcAGGACGTCCGCCTCAAGACTCAAAATCAAATCGGTTCTTGCACCAACCGAACAACCAAATCAATTGTTTACTAGCAACACTCACTGTACATGACAGAGCGCGGAATGCGGCATGCGAGTTTTTCTGACTTGCGCGGCAGCTGCGTTGATGCTTGAACGCGACACAGAGAGCCACGTCATGGTCAGAAATTCTTTCACGGGCGTCcagtacaaaacaacaaaaaatccgccacatgctgcttcaccagaCTCACCACCGGGCCAGCCAGCTTCAACAAGAGCAACGTTTCCCTCTTGTACGCCTCGGGCAGCCGCAGGGTGAAGCGCGTC carries:
- the LOC133416089 gene encoding multidrug and toxin extrusion protein 1-like, with product MTRFTLRLPEAYKRETLLLLKLAGPVFISQLMSFLISFVSLVFCGHLGKTELAGVALAIAVINVTGISIGSGLASACDTLISQTYGGGNLKLVGVILQRGILILLLSCFPCWAVMLNTQPLLLAVGQSTDIARLSQLYVNIFMPALPAAFMYQLQGRYLQNQGIMWPQVISGAACNVFNAIINYVFLGVLELGVAGSAAANAISQYSLMVFLFVYMNARGLHKATWDGWSLDSLREWGPFLRLAVPSMLMMCLEWWLYEIASFLAGLISEVELGAESILYQLAVMVFMFPTGFSIAASICVGNALGAGNTERAKLCGKVSVTCALVVSCFTGAFLAISRNVIAYIFTTDKDIVAKVANVLKMYSVSHVADSLAAVMGGIVRGAGKQMVGAACSLVGYYMVGFPIGVSLMLPVNMGIFGLWAGFLVCVVLQALFYTVYLCKLNWKKATVEALLRAGVHVRQQDKIFVIDNTACEQQMSTPASNPLSPEQSGSDEKVPLSIRQLVLRHGLAVLVMVATLAAGVFVSELLVTLQLD